One region of Fusobacterium perfoetens genomic DNA includes:
- a CDS encoding MBL fold metallo-hydrolase, whose product MSIKITTLIENKEGCCGLKNEFGLSLLIEDEDKSFIFDTGKTGEFVENAKKMNIDLKNIKDIVLSHSHFDHTGGIRTFTENCSSDYTLHVNKTFFQEKHRITNIIHEFLGNNFDEKYLAEHNVKIHFINKDSFQFSKNITLFTNFKSTNDFETPVTYYFRKIYDNYILDNMEDEIVLAANTKNGLIIICGCSHIGIANIVENIKRRTGKKIYGIIGGLHLTKADDKRMEAVLKYFKDNDIKFFAVSHCTGDKFIEKLKAENNDFIYNSTGNIIILD is encoded by the coding sequence ATGAGTATAAAAATAACAACCTTAATAGAAAATAAAGAAGGATGCTGTGGATTAAAAAATGAATTTGGACTTTCTCTTTTAATTGAAGACGAAGATAAAAGTTTTATTTTTGACACTGGAAAAACTGGTGAATTTGTTGAAAATGCTAAAAAAATGAATATAGATTTAAAAAATATAAAAGATATTGTTTTAAGCCATAGTCATTTTGATCATACAGGAGGTATTAGAACTTTTACTGAAAATTGTTCCTCTGATTACACTCTCCATGTAAACAAAACTTTTTTCCAGGAAAAACATAGAATTACCAATATTATTCATGAATTTTTAGGAAATAATTTTGATGAAAAGTACCTTGCTGAACATAATGTCAAAATTCATTTTATTAATAAAGATTCTTTTCAGTTTTCTAAAAATATTACTCTTTTTACAAATTTTAAATCTACAAACGATTTTGAAACTCCTGTAACCTATTATTTTAGAAAAATATATGATAATTATATTTTAGATAATATGGAAGATGAAATTGTCCTTGCAGCTAATACAAAAAATGGATTGATTATAATATGTGGATGTTCTCATATAGGGATAGCAAATATTGTTGAAAATATAAAAAGACGCACAGGCAAAAAAATATATGGTATCATAGGGGGACTTCATTTAACAAAAGCTGATGATAAAAGAATGGAAGCTGTACTTAAATACTTTAAAGATAATGATATTAAATTTTTTGCAGTTTCTCATTGTACTGGTGATAAATTTATTGAAAAATTAAAAGCAGAAAATAATGATTTTATATACAATTCAACAGGAAATATAATTATTCTTGATTGA